One genomic window of Salmo salar chromosome ssa12, Ssal_v3.1, whole genome shotgun sequence includes the following:
- the LOC106564723 gene encoding dual specificity mitogen-activated protein kinase kinase 7 isoform X2, which produces MSSLEQRLSRIEEKLKQENKEARRRIDLNIDMSPQRSRPRPTLQLPLANDGGGSRSSSSESSPQHHSYPSRPRHMLNLPTPQYGLVKSLENAEIDQKLQEIMKQTGYLKIDGQRYPAEVSDLISEGEIGSGTCGQVFKVRFKKTGHVIAVKQMRRTGNKDENKRILMDLDVVLKSHDCPYIIQCYGAIVTNTDVFIAMELMGTCAEKLKKRIQGPIPERILGKMTVAIVSALLYLKEKHGVIHRDVKPSNILLDNKGQIKLCDFGISGRLVDSKAKTRSAGCAAYMAPERIDPPDPSKPDYDIRADVWSLGISLVELATGQFPYKNCKTDFEVLTKVLQEDPPSLPLSMDFSLDFQSFVKDCLTKDHRKRPKYHKLLEHSFIRRYEVLVVDVAGWFQAVMERTESPRSSQCYSQHQLHSLFSR; this is translated from the exons CTCTTCAGCTGCCCCTGGCTAACGACGGAGGGGGGAGTCGCTCTTCGTCCTCTGAGAGCTCACCCCAGCACCATTCCTACCCCAGCCGCCCGCGACACATGCTCAACCTGCCCACGCCACAGTACGGCCTGGTGAAGAGCCTGGAGAA TGCAGAGATAGACCAGAAGCTGCAGGAGATCATGAAACAGACAGGCTACCTAAAGATCGACGGCCAG CGGTACCCAGCCGAGGTCAGTGACTTGATCAGCGAGGGGGAGATCGGCAGCGGCACGTGCGGTCAGGTGTTCAAAGTGCGCTTCAAGAAGACGGGCCACGTCATCGCCGTCAAA CAAATGCGCCGGACAGGAAACAAGGACGAGAACAAGAGGATTCTGATGGATCTGGATGTTGTGCTGAAGAGCCACGACTGCCCTTACATCATCCAGTGCTACGGTGCCATAGTTACCAAC ACGGATGTGTTCATCGCAATGGAGTTGATGGGGACGTGTGCTGAGAAACTCAAGAAGAGGATCCAGGGGCCCATCCCTGAACGCATCCTGGGCAAGATGACTGTAGCA ATCGTATCGGCTCTGCTGTACCTGAAGGAGAAGCATGGTGTGATCCACCGGGATGTGAAGCCCTCCAACATTCTGTTGGACAACAAGGGCCAGATCAAGCTGTGTGACTTTGGCATCAGCGGACGACTCGTCGACTCCAAGGCCAAGACCCGCAGCGCCGGCTGTGCTGCCTACATGGCT CCTGAGAGAATAGACCCCCCAGATCCCAGCAAGCCTGACTATGACATCCGAGCAGACGTCTGGAGCCTGGGCATCTCTCTG GTGGAGCTGGCCACAGGACAGTTCCCCTATAAGAACTGCAAGACTGACTTTGAGGTCCTGACCAAAGTGCTGCAGGAAGAccctccctcgctccccctcAGCATGGACTTCTCCCTCGACTTCCAGTCCTTCGTCAAAGACTG CCTCACAAAGGATCACAGAAAAAGGCCAAAATACCACAAGCTGCTC gaGCACAGTTTCATTCGGCGCTATGAGGTGCTGGTGGTGGACGTGGCGGGCTGGTTCCAGGCGGTGATGGAGCGCACTGAGTCGCCGCGCAGCAGCCAATGTTACAGCCAGCACCAGCTCCACTCGCTGTTCAGCAGGTAG